Proteins encoded within one genomic window of Candidatus Nezhaarchaeota archaeon:
- a CDS encoding serine protein kinase RIO, whose product MFENWEEVEPQFKKEERRRKDEDLLKTVEEVFDTFTLEALYKLINKKVIDVLYGVVDTGKESRVYWAKSPEGADLAVKIFLTSTREFKRTILQYIEGDPRFKRIKRGTRPLVYAWALKEFKNLKRAYETGVSVPKPIAVYRNVIVMDFIGENGVPAPLLKDAEVNDYEEMFRKVVENVKILYRKAGIIHADLSEYNIMVWKGAPVFFDFGQAVLTTHPNADFFLERDVRNVVNYFRKKGVRTDVKSVLMEVLG is encoded by the coding sequence TTGTTTGAGAATTGGGAAGAGGTAGAACCTCAATTTAAGAAGGAAGAGAGGAGGAGGAAGGACGAAGACTTATTGAAAACGGTAGAGGAAGTCTTTGACACCTTCACGCTCGAAGCTCTCTACAAGCTCATAAATAAGAAGGTCATAGACGTTTTATACGGCGTTGTGGATACTGGAAAGGAGTCGAGAGTTTACTGGGCTAAGTCTCCTGAGGGGGCGGACTTAGCAGTCAAGATATTCTTAACCTCTACAAGAGAGTTCAAGAGGACAATTCTACAATACATCGAGGGGGACCCTAGGTTCAAGAGGATCAAGAGGGGGACAAGACCACTAGTATATGCCTGGGCCTTAAAGGAGTTCAAGAATCTCAAAAGAGCTTATGAGACTGGCGTCAGTGTTCCTAAGCCAATAGCAGTTTATAGAAACGTGATAGTGATGGACTTCATAGGCGAAAATGGTGTACCAGCACCTCTACTTAAAGATGCTGAAGTCAACGATTATGAAGAAATGTTTAGAAAGGTGGTGGAGAACGTTAAGATTCTCTACCGCAAAGCTGGCATTATTCATGCAGATTTAAGCGAATACAACATAATGGTTTGGAAGGGTGCTCCCGTGTTCTTCGATTTTGGTCAAGCAGTGTTAACGACTCACCCGAATGCTGACTTCTTCCTTGAAAGGGATGTTAGGAATGTGGTAAACTACTTCAGGAAGAAGGGGGTCAGGACAGACGTCAAGAGCGTGTTAATGGAGGTACTAGGATGA
- a CDS encoding translation initiation factor eIF-1A, producing MKQKEEKRELRLPAEGELVGVITKLLGNDRAEVKAADGRILQCRIPGKLRKRLWFKEGDFVLIAPWDFQPGRGDLLWRYTKDEVEELKRRGLIGSLAEES from the coding sequence TTGAAGCAGAAAGAGGAGAAAAGGGAACTGCGCCTTCCAGCTGAAGGAGAGTTGGTAGGGGTAATAACTAAGTTGCTAGGGAATGATAGGGCTGAAGTTAAGGCAGCTGATGGAAGGATACTGCAATGTAGGATACCTGGCAAGTTGAGGAAGAGACTTTGGTTTAAAGAGGGGGACTTTGTACTAATTGCTCCGTGGGACTTTCAGCCTGGTAGAGGAGATCTACTTTGGAGATATACAAAAGATGAGGTCGAGGAGCTTAAACGCAGAGGGCTGATAGGGTCTTTAGCGGAAGAATCTTAG
- a CDS encoding NMD3-related protein produces MKRFCAKCGTEIGMFEASNLRNLCSNCYMEMYGVLALPREVSLTLCRKCYSVKFKNRWLPIDLSSEKSVENMVYVIRGMVEKTCDLNVSVKLTHQDVYRIISGEQITITITFDERIHPLLKPRETSMSLDIKPSFSICPVCLRVIGKNFEAIIQLRDFDDKELEQIKALVNKLILEMSGGSHNIQTGAVWEEVDGGVNVLLPSISIARRISNIVRKTFNVQVKESYKDRGWDKSKGKRLRRLTILLRSRNA; encoded by the coding sequence TTGAAGAGATTTTGTGCTAAGTGTGGCACTGAAATAGGCATGTTCGAGGCCTCCAATCTGAGGAATTTGTGTTCTAATTGTTACATGGAGATGTACGGAGTACTCGCCCTCCCACGCGAAGTGTCGTTAACGTTATGTCGAAAGTGCTATTCCGTGAAGTTTAAGAATCGATGGCTGCCAATAGACCTCTCATCGGAGAAGTCCGTTGAGAACATGGTCTATGTCATTAGGGGTATGGTTGAGAAGACGTGCGACCTCAACGTTTCCGTCAAGCTCACGCATCAAGACGTTTACAGAATAATCTCAGGCGAGCAAATAACCATCACCATAACCTTCGATGAGAGAATTCACCCACTCCTCAAGCCTAGAGAGACGTCGATGAGCTTGGACATCAAGCCTAGTTTCTCGATATGCCCAGTATGCTTAAGAGTTATTGGCAAGAATTTCGAGGCAATCATACAGCTTAGAGACTTCGATGATAAGGAACTAGAGCAGATAAAAGCCTTAGTAAACAAACTCATTCTCGAAATGTCAGGCGGCTCGCATAATATACAGACTGGAGCTGTATGGGAGGAGGTTGACGGTGGTGTTAACGTACTGCTTCCCTCAATCAGCATTGCTAGAAGGATATCAAATATCGTAAGGAAGACGTTCAACGTTCAAGTTAAAGAATCTTACAAGGACCGAGGATGGGATAAGAGTAAAGGTAAACGCCTTCGTAGGTTGACGATACTTCTTAGATCTCGAAACGCTTAA
- a CDS encoding DUF424 family protein, which yields MSSDDQVEVYVKIHRHGGDVVVAVCDAELLGKTFAEGAVKIEVSEKFYGGEKMSLKEAMKIAKKATIANFLGENCVKYAIKRKLIHKDAVTVVASIPHAQLIKIT from the coding sequence TTGTCGTCAGATGATCAAGTAGAGGTTTACGTAAAAATCCATCGTCATGGAGGGGACGTGGTTGTAGCTGTCTGCGATGCTGAACTTCTCGGTAAAACTTTCGCTGAAGGTGCTGTAAAGATAGAGGTTAGTGAAAAATTCTACGGAGGAGAGAAAATGAGTCTCAAAGAGGCAATGAAGATAGCCAAAAAAGCCACGATAGCTAATTTCTTAGGCGAGAATTGCGTAAAGTATGCCATTAAAAGGAAGCTTATACACAAGGATGCTGTTACTGTAGTGGCCTCCATCCCTCATGCACAATTAATAAAAATTACGTGA
- a CDS encoding translation initiation factor IF-2 subunit beta translates to MLETKDERFQEYLALLERALSQVPAKPLTTGRFQVPKAKVITMGNRTIIQNFKEIVSTLNRQPEQFFNFLLHELGTAGVLDDTRAILHGKFSKEKIDGLIDVYTKLYVICPVCKGVDTTLRKEGRVLMIHCTACGAISPARGT, encoded by the coding sequence TTGTTAGAAACAAAGGATGAGAGGTTCCAAGAGTATCTAGCATTACTTGAGAGAGCTTTAAGTCAAGTTCCAGCAAAGCCTTTGACTACTGGACGCTTTCAAGTACCAAAAGCTAAGGTCATCACCATGGGCAATAGAACCATAATACAAAACTTCAAGGAAATCGTCTCGACATTAAATAGGCAACCAGAACAGTTCTTCAACTTCTTGCTTCATGAGCTTGGAACTGCGGGAGTATTAGATGATACTAGAGCAATTTTGCATGGCAAGTTCTCGAAGGAGAAGATAGATGGCTTAATAGACGTTTACACGAAATTGTACGTCATATGTCCAGTATGTAAGGGCGTTGACACAACTCTACGTAAGGAGGGGAGAGTGTTAATGATACACTGTACTGCGTGTGGTGCCATAAGTCCAGCAAGAGGGACTTAA
- the ahcY gene encoding adenosylhomocysteinase: MWRSSQGGIGVVDFKVKDPSLAERGEKLVKWARDHMPVLAEIRRRFREEKPLSGVVVGACLHVTKETAVLVETLIDGGAKVALCASNPLSTQDEVAAYLASSGVNVYAWRGMDFEGYYEAIGRVLSKPLTITIDDGADLVSTLHKLSFGETSREIEVVKRVLGTTPSFKVVGGTEETTTGVMRLRALMKEGKLLYPIIAVNDAYTKFLFDNRYGTGQSTIDGILRATNVLMSGKVVVVAGYGWCGRGIAMRARGMGARVVVTEVNPVRALEAVMDGFEVMPMSEACKIGDIFITVTGNINVIRGEHMLKMKDGAILANSGHFNVEINLEDLEAITREKIEIRPNVIEHVLVNGKRLYLLAEGRLVNLVAAEGHPSEVMDMSFANQALSVEYLVKKGSELAPRVYSVPKEIDEEVARLKLRSMGISIDFLTEEQKAYLESWKMGT; this comes from the coding sequence ATGTGGCGAAGCTCTCAAGGAGGCATTGGTGTAGTGGACTTCAAGGTGAAGGACCCATCGCTTGCTGAGCGAGGAGAGAAGCTAGTTAAGTGGGCTAGAGATCACATGCCAGTTTTGGCAGAGATAAGGAGGAGGTTCAGAGAAGAGAAACCTCTTAGTGGTGTCGTAGTAGGGGCCTGCCTTCATGTAACCAAAGAGACAGCAGTGCTAGTCGAGACGCTAATTGATGGTGGGGCAAAGGTGGCTCTCTGCGCTTCCAATCCTCTCTCTACTCAGGATGAGGTGGCAGCTTACTTAGCATCCAGCGGAGTCAACGTGTATGCTTGGAGGGGAATGGATTTTGAAGGCTACTACGAAGCCATAGGAAGAGTACTATCAAAACCCCTAACCATAACCATCGACGATGGAGCAGACCTAGTTTCAACACTACATAAGCTAAGCTTTGGAGAGACCTCAAGAGAGATTGAGGTGGTAAAGAGGGTTCTAGGCACGACACCAAGCTTCAAGGTAGTAGGTGGAACGGAAGAGACAACAACTGGAGTCATGAGGTTGAGGGCTTTAATGAAGGAGGGCAAGCTCCTCTACCCAATAATCGCTGTCAATGATGCTTATACCAAGTTTCTCTTCGACAACAGGTACGGTACGGGTCAGAGCACGATTGACGGTATACTTAGAGCAACCAATGTGTTAATGTCTGGGAAGGTGGTAGTCGTAGCTGGGTATGGTTGGTGTGGAAGGGGCATAGCTATGAGAGCTCGTGGCATGGGGGCACGCGTCGTAGTAACAGAAGTTAACCCGGTAAGAGCTCTAGAAGCTGTAATGGATGGCTTCGAGGTCATGCCTATGTCCGAGGCTTGCAAGATAGGGGACATCTTCATAACAGTCACAGGCAACATCAACGTCATAAGGGGGGAGCACATGCTCAAGATGAAGGATGGAGCTATACTAGCTAACAGTGGTCACTTCAATGTAGAAATAAACTTAGAGGATCTAGAAGCAATAACGAGGGAGAAGATCGAGATAAGGCCGAATGTAATAGAGCACGTCTTAGTTAATGGTAAGAGATTGTACTTGTTAGCTGAAGGTAGGCTCGTAAACCTAGTCGCTGCCGAGGGTCATCCGAGCGAGGTCATGGACATGTCCTTTGCGAATCAAGCTCTCTCAGTTGAGTATCTAGTAAAGAAGGGTAGCGAGCTAGCTCCTCGTGTCTACTCTGTTCCGAAGGAAATTGATGAGGAAGTAGCTAGGTTAAAACTTAGGTCGATGGGTATCAGCATAGACTTCCTCACTGAAGAGCAAAAAGCCTATCTCGAGAGCTGGAAGATGGGGACTTAA
- a CDS encoding S-methyl-5'-thioadenosine phosphorylase, protein MLMFKEKAEIGVIGGSGLYDPSIFGPSQEIKVYTPYGPTSDSVFISEYKGRSIAFIPRHGRGHKIPPHKINYRANIWALKELGVKRIISVSAVGSLREDYAPGDIVVIDQFIDFTKKREYTFYDGGLVCHVSLADPFCPQLREITIETLKELKLSFHDKGTYVCIEGPRFSTRAESKLFKTWGADVIGMTLVPEVNLAREAEMCYVAITLITDYDVWAPKHVTAEEVTRVMAENIDKAKKLLAELIPRIPVERTCKCGEALKEALV, encoded by the coding sequence ATCCTCATGTTTAAGGAGAAGGCTGAAATAGGAGTTATAGGCGGATCAGGTCTCTACGATCCATCAATATTCGGTCCCTCCCAGGAGATCAAAGTCTACACTCCCTATGGCCCAACATCAGACTCTGTCTTCATTAGCGAATATAAGGGGAGATCCATAGCTTTCATACCCAGGCACGGCCGGGGACACAAGATACCGCCTCATAAGATAAACTACAGAGCTAACATATGGGCTCTCAAAGAGCTAGGAGTTAAGAGGATAATATCAGTATCTGCTGTTGGCAGCTTAAGGGAAGATTACGCACCAGGTGATATAGTGGTAATCGATCAGTTCATCGACTTCACTAAGAAGAGGGAATACACGTTTTATGATGGAGGGCTTGTCTGTCACGTATCGCTTGCAGATCCTTTCTGCCCTCAATTGAGGGAAATAACTATTGAGACCCTAAAGGAGCTTAAGTTAAGTTTTCACGATAAGGGGACGTATGTGTGTATCGAGGGACCACGCTTCTCGACTAGGGCTGAGTCGAAGTTGTTTAAAACTTGGGGGGCCGACGTTATAGGAATGACGTTGGTTCCGGAAGTTAATCTAGCGAGGGAAGCAGAGATGTGCTATGTAGCGATAACGTTGATCACGGATTACGATGTGTGGGCACCGAAGCACGTTACTGCTGAGGAGGTTACGAGGGTTATGGCAGAGAACATCGATAAGGCAAAGAAATTACTAGCTGAGCTAATACCTCGAATTCCTGTTGAAAGGACGTGTAAATGTGGCGAAGCTCTCAAGGAGGCATTGGTGTAG
- a CDS encoding phosphoribosyltransferase, protein MVGASPMPQKMRVKLVTWDDVVFWCKELAKKIRSSGFKPDVIVAIARGGFAPARLLCDYLDVVDLLSIKVEHWIETGKHKEEATIKYPFNYDFNGKRVLIVDDIADTGKSIIVAKKHISEVCRPSDLRVATMQLIPSTSLIVPDYYVDEVKEWTWYMYPWNFTEDMINLIMRIVKEKPEHKWSPEEISKEFKESYGIELPVQVFREVLEEMVFRGKLVKVSDIHFKIPTAQSSA, encoded by the coding sequence ATGGTTGGTGCAAGCCCCATGCCTCAGAAGATGAGGGTTAAGCTTGTCACATGGGATGATGTCGTGTTTTGGTGTAAGGAGCTTGCAAAGAAGATAAGAAGCTCTGGCTTCAAGCCAGATGTTATCGTCGCCATAGCTAGAGGAGGATTTGCTCCAGCAAGACTCCTATGCGATTACTTAGATGTTGTAGACTTATTGAGTATTAAGGTGGAGCACTGGATTGAGACTGGAAAGCATAAGGAGGAAGCAACGATCAAGTATCCATTTAATTACGATTTCAACGGCAAGAGAGTGCTCATAGTAGATGACATAGCTGACACAGGCAAGAGCATCATAGTCGCTAAGAAGCACATTTCAGAGGTATGTAGGCCGAGCGATTTGAGAGTTGCTACAATGCAGCTCATACCATCTACGTCACTCATAGTCCCAGACTACTATGTTGACGAAGTCAAGGAGTGGACTTGGTACATGTACCCATGGAACTTCACGGAAGACATGATAAACCTAATAATGAGGATAGTGAAGGAGAAGCCGGAACACAAGTGGAGCCCCGAAGAAATATCGAAGGAATTCAAGGAAAGCTATGGGATCGAGCTTCCAGTTCAAGTGTTTAGGGAAGTGCTTGAAGAGATGGTCTTTCGAGGAAAGCTAGTGAAAGTAAGCGACATACACTTTAAGATACCGACAGCTCAAAGCAGCGCTTAA
- a CDS encoding MBL fold metallo-hydrolase, with translation MKIELLAYDSMGVRSMATLIETKDIRLMIDPGVALAPYRYGLPPHELEIKKLNEMWSVIEDNLIDCTHVVITHYHYDHHEPDSAELLAKKMVYVKHPTQNINFSQKRRASYFLSKINEAGGTYQYADGRDIRVNSTIIRISEPIPHGTNTKLGYVIMVSVCDGEEKVLYTSDVEGPSLDAQLDIILRERSDVLIVDGPMTYMLGYRYPYESLEASIKNLIRIIRETPVKTIVLDHHLMRDLGYKQKIEPVIREAELKGVRLLSAAEFEGKPIEMLEARRKELYGSSCYELDVA, from the coding sequence ATGAAGATAGAGCTGCTTGCCTATGATAGCATGGGTGTAAGGTCTATGGCGACCCTCATCGAAACTAAAGACATAAGGTTAATGATAGATCCAGGAGTAGCTCTAGCTCCCTACCGTTATGGTCTCCCTCCCCATGAACTAGAGATTAAGAAGCTCAATGAAATGTGGTCTGTTATAGAGGATAACCTCATAGACTGCACACACGTAGTAATAACTCACTACCACTACGATCACCACGAGCCTGACTCTGCCGAGCTTCTAGCTAAGAAGATGGTTTACGTTAAGCATCCAACCCAAAACATAAACTTTAGCCAGAAGAGGAGGGCTAGTTACTTTCTATCGAAGATCAACGAGGCTGGGGGTACATATCAATATGCTGATGGAAGGGATATAAGGGTCAACTCTACGATCATAAGGATTTCAGAGCCTATCCCCCACGGCACGAACACCAAACTAGGTTACGTGATCATGGTCTCAGTGTGTGATGGTGAGGAAAAGGTTCTCTACACATCAGATGTTGAGGGTCCATCACTCGATGCACAATTAGACATAATATTGCGTGAAAGATCGGATGTTCTCATAGTCGATGGTCCCATGACTTACATGCTGGGATATCGATACCCTTATGAAAGCTTAGAGGCTTCCATAAAAAACTTGATTAGAATAATTCGTGAGACCCCGGTGAAGACCATTGTCTTAGATCATCACTTAATGAGGGATTTAGGCTATAAGCAGAAGATAGAGCCCGTAATTAGGGAAGCTGAATTGAAAGGTGTTAGACTGTTATCTGCTGCTGAGTTTGAAGGTAAGCCAATCGAGATGCTTGAAGCTCGTAGAAAGGAGCTTTACGGATCAAGTTGTTACGAGCTAGATGTAGCATGA